Proteins co-encoded in one Setaria viridis chromosome 9, Setaria_viridis_v4.0, whole genome shotgun sequence genomic window:
- the LOC117839006 gene encoding photosynthetic NDH subunit of lumenal location 1, chloroplastic, translating to MASLQNLICSVSKQLVAPNYAVTAKLNGAPPSVVSASSSGASSDEKNVTKRQLALLGAGVLATGLLKTSSAIAEEVPKNYKSYVDAKDGYSYLYPAEWRDFDFLGHDSAFKDRNLALQCVRVGFVPTEKTDIRDLGPMDEAIFNLVNNVYAAPNQIPSIYDMQERTVDGKNYWTFEYDLEAPGYGVSAFATVAIGNGRYYTLIVTANERRWSRLRNRLKVVADSFKISDLTA from the exons ATGGCAAGCCTGCAGAATCTGATTTGCTCCGTATCCAAACAA TTGGTTGCCCCGAATTATGCGGTGACTGCCAAACTGAATGGGGCTCCACCCTCGGTTGTCTCAGCAAGCTCAAGCGGAGCATCCTCTGATGAAAAGA ATGTCACGAAAAGGCAGTTAGCTTTGCTTGGTGCTGGAGTGTTAGCCACTGGCCTACTGAAGACAAGCTCTGCAATTGCTGAAG AAGTACCGAAGAATTACAAGTCTTATGTGGATGCGAAAGACGGATACTCGTATCTTTATCCAGCTGAATGGAGG GATTTCGACTTCTTGGGTCACGATTCAGCATTCAAAGATCGTAATCTGGCTCTTCAGTGTGTCCGTGTGGGATTTGTTCCTACTGAGAAAACAGATATCCGTGACCTAGGACCAATGGATGAG GCCATCTTCAATTTGGTAAACAACGTTTATGCTGCCCCAAATCAAATACCGTCCATCTATGACATGCAAGAG CGCACGGTGGACGGCAAGAACTACTGGACGTTTGAGTACGATCTGGAGGCTCCGGGCTACGGCGTTTCTGCCTTTGCAACGGTCGCCATTGGAAACG GCCGGTACTACACGCTGATCGTGACCGCGAACGAACGCCGGTGGAGCAGGCTGCGGAACAGGCTCAAGGTCGTCGCGGATTCTTTCAAGATCTCGGATCTGACCGCGTGA
- the LOC117839004 gene encoding ABC transporter B family member 20 yields MVPTGLFGWASPHVQPLTPVSEVSEPPESPSPYGDGPAGDAGVGAREGEAAGAGEEEVEEDEVEPPPAAVSFWRLFEFADGFDWALMAAGALAAAAHGAALVVYLHYFGRALNLLDSERVESALYGHSDELLHRFKEHALYIVYIAAGVFVAGWIEVSCWILTGERQTAVIRSKYVQVLLNQDMSFFDTYGNNGDIVSQVLSDVLLIQSAISEKVGNYIHNMATFVGGLIVGLLNCWQIALLTLATGPLIVAAGGISNIFLHRLAENIQDAYAEAASIAEQAISYIRTLYSFTNETLAKYSYATSLQATLRYGILISLVQGIGLGFTYGLAICSCALQLWVGRHLIVRGKADGGEVVVALFSVILSGLGLNQAATNFYSFEQGRIAAYRLYEMISRSTSSVNQEGITLPQVQGNIEFRNVYFSYLSRPEIPILSGFFLTVPARKTVALVGRNGSGKSSIIPLMERFYDPTLGEVLLDGENIKNLKVEWLRSQIGLVTQEPALLSLSIRENIAYGRSATFDQIEEATKTAHAHGFISSLEKGYETQVGRAGIALTDEQKIKISIARAVLSNPSILLLDEVTGGLDFEAEKAVQEALDVLMLGRSTIIIARRLSLIKNADYIAVMEEGHLVEMGTHDELLNLDGLYAELLRCEEATKLPKRMPTKNSRERKSLQIEDASVSQYFQESSSPKMTKSPSLQKTHGMLQFWRSDTNRNSHDSPKDRSPPSEQTVDNGIPMVATETERTPSIKRQDSFEMKLPDLPKVDVHPIQRQSSKNSEPDSPISPLLTSDPKNERSHSQTFSRPQSERDDTSSEHSELDEVQHQKPPSFWRLATLSIAEWPYALLGTIGAAIFGSFNPLLAYTIALIVSAYYRIEVHDMHHEVNRWCLFIVGMGVITVLVNWLQHFYFGIMGEKMTERIRRMMFSAMLRNEVGWFDKDENNADTLSMRLANDATFVRAAFSNRLSIFIQDTAAVSVALLIGMLLGWRVALVALATLPVLVISAIAQKLWLAGFSRGIQEMHRKASLVLEDAVRNIYTVVAFCAGNKIMELYRLHLGKILKQSLVQGLAIGFGFGLSQFLLFACNALLLWYTAISVDQQRLTIATGLKEYILFSFASFALVEPFGLAPYILKRRKSLTSVFEIIDREPKIDPDDTTGLKPPNVYGSIEFKNVDFSYPARPEILVLSNFNLKVSGGQTVAVVGVSGSGKSTIISLIERFYDPVSGQVLLDGRDLKSFNLRWLRSHMGLIQQEPVIFSTTIRENIIYARHNATEAEIKEAARIANAHHFISSLPHGYDTHVGMRGVDLTPGQKQRIAIARVVLKNAPILLLDEASSAIESESSRVVQEALDTLVMGNKTTILIAHRAAMMKHVDNIVVLNGGKIVEQGTHDSLMDQNGLYVRLMQPHFGKGLRQHRLM; encoded by the exons CATGCTTTGTATATCGTCTATATAGCTGCTGGTGTTTTTGTTGCAGGATGGATCG AGGTATCATGCTGGATTCTCACGGGGGAACGGCAGACTGCTGTCATCAGATCAAAATATGTTCAGGTCTTGCTAAATCAAGACATGAGCTTCTTTGATACATATGGAAATAATGGTGATATTGTGAGTCAAGTGCTCAGTGATGTATTGCTCATTCAGTCAGCTATAAGCGAGAAA GTCGGGAACTACATACACAATATGGCTACATTTGTTGGTGGTCTCATTGTTGGCCTTCTCAATTGTTGGCAAATAGCACTTCTAACTCTTGCCACTGGACCCTTAATTGTTGCGGCAGGAGGAATATCCAACATATTCCTCCATAGATTGGCTGAAAACATTCAAGATGCATATGCCGAAGCAGCTAGCATTGCTGAACAG GCCATCTCATACATCAGGACACTGTATTCTTTTACAAATGAAACTCTTGCAAAGTACTCCTATGCTACCTCGCTTCAAGCCACACTGAGATATGGAATTTTGATAAGTCTTGTCCAAGGAATCGGCCTTGGATTTACATATGGACTTGCCATTTGCTCCTGTGCATTGCAACTTTGGGTCGGAAGACATTTGATTGTTCGTGGAAAAGCTGATGGTGGTGAAGTTGTGGTAGCTTTATTCTCTGTCATTCTGAGCGGCCT TGGTTTGAATCAAGCAGCTACAAACTTCTATTCCTTTGAGCAAGGGCGCATTGCTGCTTATAGACTATATGAGATGATTAGCCGTTCAACTTCCAGCGTTAATCAAGAAGGGATCACATTACCCCAAGTTCAGGGGAACATTGAATTTAGAAATGTGTATTTCAGCTACCTGTCTCGTCCTGAAATTCCAATTTTAAGTGGTTTCTTCCTCACTGTGCCTGCGAGAAAAACTGTTGCACTTGTTGGTAGAAATGGTTCAGGGAAAAGCAGTATAATTCCTCTAATGGAGAGATTCTATGACCCAACATTAG gtgaagttctTTTGGATGGGGAAAACATAAAAAATTTGAAAGTGGAATGGTTAAGAAGCCAAATTGGTCTGGTGACACAAGAACCAGCTTTACTGAGTTTGAGCATTCGGGAAAATATTGCTTATGGAAGATCTGCTACCTTTGATCAGATAGAAGAGGCAACGAAGACAGCCCATGCCCATGGGTTCATCAGTTCACTTGAAAAGGGGTATGAAACCCAG GTTGGTCGTGCTGGTATTGCACTGACTGATGAACAGAAGATCAAAATTTCTATTGCCCGTGCTGTGCTTTCGAATCCATCCATTCTCTTGCTTGATGAGGTCACAGGAGGACTTGATTTTGAAGCTGAAAAGGCTGTCCAAGAAGCATTAGATGTTCTCATGTTGGGAAGGTCAACCATTATAATTGCTAGACGTCTTAGCCTCATTAAAAATGCCGATTACATAGCTGTAATGGAGGAGGGGCATCTTGTTGAAATGGGTACACATGATGAATTGCTGAACTTGGATGGCCTTTATGCCGAGCTTTTAAGGTGTGAGGAAGCAACAAAACTTCCCAAAAG GATGCCCACCAAGAATAGCAGGGAGCGCAAGTCACTCCAAATTGAGGACGCATCAGTGAGCCAATACTTTCAAGAATCATCCTCTCCTAAGATGACAAAATCACCTTCACTTCAAAAAACACATGGCATGCTTCAATTTTGGCGTTCAGATACCAACAGGAACTCTCATGATTCACCAAAGGATCGAAGTCCACCTTCAGAGCAAACTGTAGACAATGGGATACCTATGGTTGCAACTGAAACTGAAAGAACACCGTCCATCAAGAGACAGGACAGTTTTGAAATGAAATTGCCTGATCTTCCGAAAGTTGATGTTCATCCTATACAGCGTCAGTCATCTAAGAATTCAGAACCTGACTCACCCATATCTCCTCTTTTGACTTCTGATCCTAAGAATGAGCGTTCACATTCACAAACTTTTAGCAGACCACAGAGTGAACGAGATGATACGAGTTCTGAACATAGTGAACTAGATGAGGTTCAGCACCAGAAACCTCCATCTTTTTGGCGACTTGCAACACTTAGTATTGCTGAATGGCCTTATGCTCTTTTAGGTACAATTGGTGCTGCTATATTTGGTTCATTTAACCCACTGCTTGCTTACACTATAGCGCTTATAGTGTCAGCATACTATCGAATAGAAGTTCATGATATGCACCACGAAGTGAACAGGTGGTGTTTATTCATAGTAGGAATGGGTGTTATTACAGTGCTGGTCAACTGGTTGCAACATTTCTATTTTGGAATAATGGGGGAGAAGATGACTGAGCGCATAAGAAGGATGATGTTCTCTG CAATGTTGCGCAATGAAGTTGGATGGTTCGACAAAGACGAGAACAATGCTGATACATTGTCCATGCGCCTGGCAAATGATGCTACATTTGTCCGTGCTGCCTTCAGTAACCGGCTTTCCATATTTATACAAGACACTGCTGCAGTATCTGTTGCTCTTCTTATTGGGATGTTGTTGGGATGGCGGGTAGCACTTGTTGCACTTGCAACCTTACCAGTTCTTGTTATATCTGCTATTGCACAG AAATTGTGGCTTGCTGGCTTCTCAAGAGGAATCCAGGAGATGCATAGAAAGGCTTCGTTAGTACTTGAAGATGCCGTCCGGAACATATACACTGTAGTAGCATTCTGTGCTGGGAACAAGATAATGGAACTCTACAGATTACATCTTGGCAAGATACTGAAGCAAAGTCTTGTCCAAGGATTGGCTATAGGCTTCGGCTTTGGTCTCTCGCAGTTTCTTCTTTTCGCCTGCAATGCCCTGCTTCTTTGGTACACTGCTATTTCAGTTGACCAGCAACGTCTGACAATAGCCACAGGACTAAAAGAGTACATACTCTTTTCATTTGCATCATTCGCACTGGTCGAGCCATTTGGACTTGCACCTTACATACTTAAAAGGAGGAAATCTCTTACGTCAGTGTTTGAAATTATTGACCGAGAACCAAAGATCGATCCTGATGATACCACTGGCTTGAAACCACCCAATGTTTACGGAAGCATCGAATTCAAGAATGTTGATTTCTCTTATCCTGCTCGTCCAGAAATTCTTGTGCTGAGCAATTTTAATCTTAAAGTAAGTGGTGGGCAAACTGTTGCGGTGGTAGGGGTTTCAGGATCAGGGAAAAGCACTATTATTTCTTTGATCGAGAGATTCTATGACCCGGTTTCTGGCCAAGTTCTACTGGATGGTCGTGATTTAAAATCATTTAACCTCAGATGGTTGCGTAGCCACATGGGCCTGATTCAGCAAGAGCCAGTTATTTTCTCGACAACAATAAGAGAAAACATTATCTATGCAAGGCACAATGCAACAGAGGCTGAGATAAAGGAAGCTGCGAGGATAGCTAATGCTCATCATTTCATTAGCAGCTTACCACATGGCTATGACACTCATGTGGGAATGAGAGGGGTTGATCTAACACCTGGGCAAAAGCAGCGGATTGCCATTGCTAGGGTGGTTTTGAAGAATGCACCGATATTGTTGTTGGATGAGGCTAGCTCTGCTATCGAGTCTGAATCAAGTAGAGTGGTACAGGAAGCTCTCGACACTCTGGTCATGGGTAACAAGACAACGATTCTCATTGCGCACAGGGCAGCAATGATGAAGCATGTGGACAACATTGTTGTCCTAAATGGTGGCAAGATAGTAGAGCAGGGTACACATGACTCTCTGATGGACCAGAACGGTCTATATGTTAGATTGATGCAACCCCATTTTGGCAAGGGCCTTCGCCAGCATCGGCTAATGTAA